A genomic stretch from Thermonema lapsum includes:
- a CDS encoding DinB family protein, whose product MQSALRTSNIRITDWGQQYHHYVQLLDDDLLLSLHRNQEEINRLLEPLTEAQASYAYAPGKWSIKEVLGHIVDAERVMSYRAMSLARGEKQSLPGFDENEYVRQAHFSRRSMRSLLDEFNHLRNANIVLFESFDETALARKGIANGIEVSVLALCAIVAGHAIHHVHVLKEKYLPFL is encoded by the coding sequence ATGCAATCAGCACTTCGTACTTCGAATATACGCATTACCGACTGGGGGCAGCAATATCATCATTATGTACAACTCTTGGACGACGACTTGCTATTGAGTCTGCACCGTAATCAAGAGGAAATCAACCGCTTGCTCGAGCCGCTCACAGAAGCACAGGCAAGCTATGCTTATGCACCCGGTAAGTGGTCTATCAAGGAAGTGCTGGGGCATATCGTGGACGCCGAGCGTGTTATGAGTTACAGGGCTATGAGCCTTGCCCGTGGCGAAAAACAAAGCCTGCCCGGCTTCGATGAGAACGAATATGTGAGACAGGCACATTTCTCGCGGCGCTCTATGCGTTCGCTGCTCGATGAGTTCAACCACCTACGCAATGCCAACATAGTTTTGTTTGAAAGTTTTGATGAAACTGCCCTCGCACGCAAGGGCATTGCCAATGGCATAGAAGTGAGTGTGTTGGCACTTTGCGCTATTGTAGCGGGACATGCCATACATCATGTGCACGTACTCAAAGAAAAATATTTACCCTTCCTATAA